A genomic segment from Sparus aurata chromosome 10, fSpaAur1.1, whole genome shotgun sequence encodes:
- the LOC115589722 gene encoding N-acyl-aromatic-L-amino acid amidohydrolase (carboxylate-forming) B-like isoform X3, translated as MEVDKVVCSSRLSRVAVCGGTHGNELSGVYLVRELLKKEKKGTEEGEEEGEKLVSVKIVLSNPWATQQCRRYVNTDLNRCFTHATLNGPMTDMAPYELIRSRELNAMLGPKGSPQAMDLVCDLHNTTANMGLCLIAYSDSDWICLHIFRHLQRQMPDIPMRYIHFDIAKEESYSLDSVGKHGFAMEIGPQPHGVVRSNIYTAMKFGVQHMLDWVRSFNSGTIFDGGFVEVFTMVKHIDYPRDSESHNIAAAIHPQLQDRDFCLLHPEDPMFQMFSGETVRYKGKEPLYPFFINECAYYEKSIALSLARKRHIAIPAIRVMTDEEQQHADQQELASEEEEEEEEEE; from the exons ATGGAGGTAGACAAGGTGGTGTGTTCGTCAAGGTTGTCCCGGGTGGCTGTGTGCGGTGGTACCCATGGCAATGAGCTGTCTGGGGTGTACTTGGTGAGGGAGCtgctgaagaaggagaagaaagggacggaggagggtgaggaggagggggaaaagcTTGTGTCAGTGAAGATTGTGCTGTCGAACCCTTGGGCCACGCAGCAGTGTCGCAGATACGTCAACACCGACCTGAACCGCTGCTTCACCCATGCCACCCTCAA TGGTCCCATGACAGACATGGCGCCCTACGAGTTGATCAGATCCCGGGAGCTGAACGCCATGCTGGGTCCTAAAGGAAGTCCTCAGGCGATGGATCTTGTTTGCGACCTCCACAACACCACAGCCAACATGGGCCTTTGCCTCATCGCGTACTCCGACAGCGACTGGATATGCCTGCACATATTCAGACACCTGCAG AGGCAGATGCCAGATATACCGATGAGGTACATCCATTTTGACATCGCCAAAGAAGAATCCTATTCCCTTGATTCAGTGGGAAAACATGGCTTTG CCATGGAGATTGGCCCCCAACCCCACGGTGTGGTGCGGTCAAACATCTACACGGCGATGAAATTTGGCGTGCAGCACATGCTCGACTGGGTCCGTTCCTTCAACTCAG GCACTATTTTTGACGGAGGATTTGTGGAAGTGTTCACCATGGTCAAACACATCGACTACCCAAGAGACAGTGAGAGTCACAACATCGCAGCAGCCATTCATCCTCAACTCCAG GACCGAGACTTCTGCTTGCTCCACCCTGAAGACCCAATGTTCCAGATGTTCTCAGGTGAAACAGTGAGGTATAAAGGCAAAGAACCTCTTTATCCTTTCTTCATCAATGAATGTGCTTATTACGAGAAGAGCATCGCTCTCTCACTGGCAAGAAAAAGGCATATTGCAATTCCTGCAATCCGCGTGATGACGGACGAGGAGCAACAACATGCGGACCAACAGGAATTGGcatcagaggaagaggaagaggaagaggaagaggagtga
- the LOC115589722 gene encoding N-acyl-aromatic-L-amino acid amidohydrolase (carboxylate-forming) B-like isoform X1: MIQCSTVQYSGQEVVERRQMEVDKVVCSSRLSRVAVCGGTHGNELSGVYLVRELLKKEKKGTEEGEEEGEKLVSVKIVLSNPWATQQCRRYVNTDLNRCFTHATLNGPMTDMAPYELIRSRELNAMLGPKGSPQAMDLVCDLHNTTANMGLCLIAYSDSDWICLHIFRHLQRQMPDIPMRYIHFDIAKEESYSLDSVGKHGFAMEIGPQPHGVVRSNIYTAMKFGVQHMLDWVRSFNSGTIFDGGFVEVFTMVKHIDYPRDSESHNIAAAIHPQLQDRDFCLLHPEDPMFQMFSGETVRYKGKEPLYPFFINECAYYEKSIALSLARKRHIAIPAIRVMTDEEQQHADQQELASEEEEEEEEEE; the protein is encoded by the exons ATGATACAGTgtagtacagtgcagtacagtggaCAAGAGGTGGTAGAGAGACG TCAGATGGAGGTAGACAAGGTGGTGTGTTCGTCAAGGTTGTCCCGGGTGGCTGTGTGCGGTGGTACCCATGGCAATGAGCTGTCTGGGGTGTACTTGGTGAGGGAGCtgctgaagaaggagaagaaagggacggaggagggtgaggaggagggggaaaagcTTGTGTCAGTGAAGATTGTGCTGTCGAACCCTTGGGCCACGCAGCAGTGTCGCAGATACGTCAACACCGACCTGAACCGCTGCTTCACCCATGCCACCCTCAA TGGTCCCATGACAGACATGGCGCCCTACGAGTTGATCAGATCCCGGGAGCTGAACGCCATGCTGGGTCCTAAAGGAAGTCCTCAGGCGATGGATCTTGTTTGCGACCTCCACAACACCACAGCCAACATGGGCCTTTGCCTCATCGCGTACTCCGACAGCGACTGGATATGCCTGCACATATTCAGACACCTGCAG AGGCAGATGCCAGATATACCGATGAGGTACATCCATTTTGACATCGCCAAAGAAGAATCCTATTCCCTTGATTCAGTGGGAAAACATGGCTTTG CCATGGAGATTGGCCCCCAACCCCACGGTGTGGTGCGGTCAAACATCTACACGGCGATGAAATTTGGCGTGCAGCACATGCTCGACTGGGTCCGTTCCTTCAACTCAG GCACTATTTTTGACGGAGGATTTGTGGAAGTGTTCACCATGGTCAAACACATCGACTACCCAAGAGACAGTGAGAGTCACAACATCGCAGCAGCCATTCATCCTCAACTCCAG GACCGAGACTTCTGCTTGCTCCACCCTGAAGACCCAATGTTCCAGATGTTCTCAGGTGAAACAGTGAGGTATAAAGGCAAAGAACCTCTTTATCCTTTCTTCATCAATGAATGTGCTTATTACGAGAAGAGCATCGCTCTCTCACTGGCAAGAAAAAGGCATATTGCAATTCCTGCAATCCGCGTGATGACGGACGAGGAGCAACAACATGCGGACCAACAGGAATTGGcatcagaggaagaggaagaggaagaggaagaggagtga
- the LOC115589722 gene encoding N-acyl-aromatic-L-amino acid amidohydrolase (carboxylate-forming) B-like isoform X2, with protein MHNMRQMEVDKVVCSSRLSRVAVCGGTHGNELSGVYLVRELLKKEKKGTEEGEEEGEKLVSVKIVLSNPWATQQCRRYVNTDLNRCFTHATLNGPMTDMAPYELIRSRELNAMLGPKGSPQAMDLVCDLHNTTANMGLCLIAYSDSDWICLHIFRHLQRQMPDIPMRYIHFDIAKEESYSLDSVGKHGFAMEIGPQPHGVVRSNIYTAMKFGVQHMLDWVRSFNSGTIFDGGFVEVFTMVKHIDYPRDSESHNIAAAIHPQLQDRDFCLLHPEDPMFQMFSGETVRYKGKEPLYPFFINECAYYEKSIALSLARKRHIAIPAIRVMTDEEQQHADQQELASEEEEEEEEEE; from the exons ATGCACAACATGCG TCAGATGGAGGTAGACAAGGTGGTGTGTTCGTCAAGGTTGTCCCGGGTGGCTGTGTGCGGTGGTACCCATGGCAATGAGCTGTCTGGGGTGTACTTGGTGAGGGAGCtgctgaagaaggagaagaaagggacggaggagggtgaggaggagggggaaaagcTTGTGTCAGTGAAGATTGTGCTGTCGAACCCTTGGGCCACGCAGCAGTGTCGCAGATACGTCAACACCGACCTGAACCGCTGCTTCACCCATGCCACCCTCAA TGGTCCCATGACAGACATGGCGCCCTACGAGTTGATCAGATCCCGGGAGCTGAACGCCATGCTGGGTCCTAAAGGAAGTCCTCAGGCGATGGATCTTGTTTGCGACCTCCACAACACCACAGCCAACATGGGCCTTTGCCTCATCGCGTACTCCGACAGCGACTGGATATGCCTGCACATATTCAGACACCTGCAG AGGCAGATGCCAGATATACCGATGAGGTACATCCATTTTGACATCGCCAAAGAAGAATCCTATTCCCTTGATTCAGTGGGAAAACATGGCTTTG CCATGGAGATTGGCCCCCAACCCCACGGTGTGGTGCGGTCAAACATCTACACGGCGATGAAATTTGGCGTGCAGCACATGCTCGACTGGGTCCGTTCCTTCAACTCAG GCACTATTTTTGACGGAGGATTTGTGGAAGTGTTCACCATGGTCAAACACATCGACTACCCAAGAGACAGTGAGAGTCACAACATCGCAGCAGCCATTCATCCTCAACTCCAG GACCGAGACTTCTGCTTGCTCCACCCTGAAGACCCAATGTTCCAGATGTTCTCAGGTGAAACAGTGAGGTATAAAGGCAAAGAACCTCTTTATCCTTTCTTCATCAATGAATGTGCTTATTACGAGAAGAGCATCGCTCTCTCACTGGCAAGAAAAAGGCATATTGCAATTCCTGCAATCCGCGTGATGACGGACGAGGAGCAACAACATGCGGACCAACAGGAATTGGcatcagaggaagaggaagaggaagaggaagaggagtga
- the LOC115589703 gene encoding oxysterol-binding protein 1-like isoform X2: MSEPKTPTPVPAGDTYKGWVFKWTNYIKGYQRRWFVLSNGLLSYYRTQAEMGHTCRGTINLATATITVDDACNFVISNGGAQTYHLKASCEVERQRWITALELAKAKAARMQAESDDSGDDFSPSSPPQAPGQGGGSQNTEVQSALRTLGSKVEDLSTCNDLISKHGSALQRSLSELDSLRLTGEAGDKIRQVTERATLFRITSNAMINACRDFLALAQAHSKRWQKALQAERDQRVRLEETLEQLAKQHNHLERAFRGAAQANATADNKSSAGPGKGEASDEDDDNEFFDAMEEAPEFITVPADPQFHKRSSSNVSGFNSEMCPDDQSLNEEPLAMNQESPSQELVPLKKRRTRIADKPNYSLNLWSIMKNCIGKELSKIPMPVNFNEPISMLQRLSEDLEYHELLDKASKCQSSLEQMCYVAAFSVSSYSTTVHRTGKPFNPLLGETYELDRRRESGYRSLCEQVSHHPPAAAHHAISDRGWTLRQEITVASKFRGKYLSIMPLGTIHAIFEKGNNHYTWKKVTTTVHNIIVGKLWIDQSGEIDVVNHTTGDRCHLKFAPYSYFSRDVARKVTGVVMDKDGKAHYVLSGTWDEKMEFSRVMQSSRGGENGTEGKQKTVYQTLKAREVWRRNPLPEGAESMYYFTDLALTLNEPEEGVAPTDSRRRPDQRLMEDGRWDEANSEKQRLEEKQRIARREREREAASQRTSSQSEDTVDEDSLTDPSLKSAPHENYQALWFERCEDRITGEQVHIYKGGYWEAKDRGSFEGCPDIF, translated from the exons ATGTCGGAGCCCAAGACCCCCACTCCTGTCCCTGCTGGAGACACATACAAAGGATGGGTGTTCAAGTGGACAAATTACATCAAGGGTTATCAGCGGAGGTGGTTTGTCCTGAGCAATGGGCTGTTGTCATATTACAG GACCCAGGCAGAGATGGGCCACACGTGTCGAGGCACAATCAACTTGGCCACAGCCACCATCACTGTGGATGATGCGTGCAACTTTGTCATCTCTAATGGCGGTGCTCAGACGTACCACCTAAAGGCCAGCTGTGAGGTGGAACGCCAGCGCTGGATCACTGCCCTGGAACTGGCCAAAGCCAAGGCTGCCCGCATGCAGGCTGAGTcag ATGACTCGGGGGACGACTTTTCTCCATCATCCCCGCCGCAGGCACCTGGACAAGGTGGCGGGTCACAGAACACTGAAGTCCAGTCTGCTCTCAGAACACTAGGCAGCAAAGTGGAGGATCTCAGCACATGTAACGACCTGATCTCGAAGCACGGCTCTGCCCTCCAGAG ATCTTTATCAGAACTGGACAGTTTGCGTCTGACTGGAGAGGCCGGGGACAAGATTCGCCAGGTGACAGAGAGAGCCACACTGTTCCGCATCACCTCTAATGCCATGATTAAT GCGTGCCGAGACTTCCTCGCACTGGCTCAGGCTCACAGCAAGCGGTGGCAGAAGGCCCTTCAAGCAGAACGGGACCAGCGGGTGAGGCTGGAGGAGACTTTAGAGCAACTCGCCAAGCAGCACAACCACCTCGAGCGAGCATTCAGAGGGGCTGCACAGGCTAACGCTACTGCAGACAATAAAA gttcTGCTGGGCCGGGAAAAGGCGAGGCCAGTGATGAGGACGACGACAACGAGTTCTTTGATGCCATGGAAGAGGCTCCTGAGTTTATCACTGTACCGGCAGACCCACAGTTCCACAA AAGGTCAAGCAGTAATGTCAGCGGTTTCAACAGTGAGATGTGTCCTGATGATCAATCG CTGAACGAGGAGCCTCTAGCGATGAACCAGGAATCCCCCTCTCAGGAGTTAGTGCCCTTAAAGAAGAGGCGGACACGCATTGCGGACAAACCTAACTACTCTCTCAACCTGTGGAGCATCATGAAGAACTGCATTGGCAAAGAGCTGTCCAAGATCCCGATGCCT GTGAACTTCAACGAGCCCATTTCCATGCTGCAGCGGTTGTCGGAAGACCTAGAGTACCACGAGCTGCTGGACAAAGCTTCCAAATGCCAGAGCTCGTTGGAGCAAATGTGCTACGTGGCTGCCTTCTCTGTATCATCATACTCCACCACCGTCCACCGCACAGGCAAGCCCTTCAACCCTCTGCTAGGAGAAACGTACGAGCTGGACCGCCGGAGAGAGAGCGGCTACCGCTCCCTCTGCGAGCAG GTGAGTCATCACCCACCTGCAGCAGCGCATCATGCGATTTCCGACCGCGGCTGGACTCTGAGGCAGGAAATCACCGTTGCCAGCAAGTTCAGAGGCAAATACCTGTCCATCATGCCTTTAG GCACGATTCACGCGATCTTTGAAAAGGGCAACAACCACTACACATGGAAGAAAGTTACAACCACAGTGCACAACATTATTGTGGGAAAACTATGGATCGATCAG TCTGGAGAGATCGACGTAGTGAACCACACCACTGGAGACCGCTGCCACTTGAAGTTTGCTCCTTACAGCTACTTCTCCAGAGACGTAGCCAGGAAg GTGACAGGTGTGGTTATGGACAAGGATGGCAAGGCCCACTATGTGCTGTCGGGTACGTGGGACGAGAAGATGGAGTTTTCCCGGGTGATGCAGAGCAGCCGAGGAGGGGAGAATGGCACTGAGGGCAAACAGAAGACTGTCTATCAAACCCTCAAAGCCAGAGAGGTGTGGAGGAGGAACCCACTACC TGAGGGAGCAGAGTCCATGTACTACTTCACTGACTTGGCGCTGACCCTCAACGAGCCAGAGGAGGGCGTGGCGCCCACCGACAGCCGTCGCAGGCCCGACCAGCGCCTGATGGAGGACGGCCGCTGGGACGAAGCCAACTCAGAGAAGCAGCGGCTGGAGGAGAAGCAGCGCATCgccaggagggagagagagagggaggctgcaAGCCAACGcacctccagccaatcagaagacA CTGTCGATGAGGACTCTCTTACTGATCCGTCCTTAAAAA GCGCACCTCATGAGAACTACCAGGCACTCTGGTTTGAGCGCTGTGAGGACCGGatcacaggtgagcaggtccATATCTATAAGGGAGGCTACTGGGAAGCGAAGGATCGCGGCAGCTTTGAGGGCTGTCCAGACATATTTTGA
- the LOC115589703 gene encoding oxysterol-binding protein 1-like isoform X3: protein MSEPKTPTPVPAGDTYKGWVFKWTNYIKGYQRRWFVLSNGLLSYYRTQAEMGHTCRGTINLATATITVDDACNFVISNGGAQTYHLKASCEVERQRWITALELAKAKAARMQAESDDSGDDFSPSSPPQAPGQGGGSQNTEVQSALRTLGSKVEDLSTCNDLISKHGSALQRSLSELDSLRLTGEAGDKIRQVTERATLFRITSNAMINACRDFLALAQAHSKRWQKALQAERDQRVRLEETLEQLAKQHNHLERAFRGAAQANATADNKSSAGPGKGEASDEDDDNEFFDAMEEAPEFITVPADPQFHKRSSSNVSGFNSEMCPDDQSLNEEPLAMNQESPSQELVPLKKRRTRIADKPNYSLNLWSIMKNCIGKELSKIPMPVNFNEPISMLQRLSEDLEYHELLDKASKCQSSLEQMCYVAAFSVSSYSTTVHRTGKPFNPLLGETYELDRRRESGYRSLCEQVSHHPPAAAHHAISDRGWTLRQEITVASKFRGKYLSIMPLGTIHAIFEKGNNHYTWKKVTTTVHNIIVGKLWIDQSGEIDVVNHTTGDRCHLKFAPYSYFSRDVARKVTGVVMDKDGKAHYVLSGTWDEKMEFSRVMQSSRGGENGTEGKQKTVYQTLKAREVWRRNPLPEGAESMYYFTDLALTLNEPEEGVAPTDSRRRPDQRLMEDGRWDEANSEKQRLEEKQRIARREREREAASQRTSSQSEDSAPHENYQALWFERCEDRITGEQVHIYKGGYWEAKDRGSFEGCPDIF from the exons ATGTCGGAGCCCAAGACCCCCACTCCTGTCCCTGCTGGAGACACATACAAAGGATGGGTGTTCAAGTGGACAAATTACATCAAGGGTTATCAGCGGAGGTGGTTTGTCCTGAGCAATGGGCTGTTGTCATATTACAG GACCCAGGCAGAGATGGGCCACACGTGTCGAGGCACAATCAACTTGGCCACAGCCACCATCACTGTGGATGATGCGTGCAACTTTGTCATCTCTAATGGCGGTGCTCAGACGTACCACCTAAAGGCCAGCTGTGAGGTGGAACGCCAGCGCTGGATCACTGCCCTGGAACTGGCCAAAGCCAAGGCTGCCCGCATGCAGGCTGAGTcag ATGACTCGGGGGACGACTTTTCTCCATCATCCCCGCCGCAGGCACCTGGACAAGGTGGCGGGTCACAGAACACTGAAGTCCAGTCTGCTCTCAGAACACTAGGCAGCAAAGTGGAGGATCTCAGCACATGTAACGACCTGATCTCGAAGCACGGCTCTGCCCTCCAGAG ATCTTTATCAGAACTGGACAGTTTGCGTCTGACTGGAGAGGCCGGGGACAAGATTCGCCAGGTGACAGAGAGAGCCACACTGTTCCGCATCACCTCTAATGCCATGATTAAT GCGTGCCGAGACTTCCTCGCACTGGCTCAGGCTCACAGCAAGCGGTGGCAGAAGGCCCTTCAAGCAGAACGGGACCAGCGGGTGAGGCTGGAGGAGACTTTAGAGCAACTCGCCAAGCAGCACAACCACCTCGAGCGAGCATTCAGAGGGGCTGCACAGGCTAACGCTACTGCAGACAATAAAA gttcTGCTGGGCCGGGAAAAGGCGAGGCCAGTGATGAGGACGACGACAACGAGTTCTTTGATGCCATGGAAGAGGCTCCTGAGTTTATCACTGTACCGGCAGACCCACAGTTCCACAA AAGGTCAAGCAGTAATGTCAGCGGTTTCAACAGTGAGATGTGTCCTGATGATCAATCG CTGAACGAGGAGCCTCTAGCGATGAACCAGGAATCCCCCTCTCAGGAGTTAGTGCCCTTAAAGAAGAGGCGGACACGCATTGCGGACAAACCTAACTACTCTCTCAACCTGTGGAGCATCATGAAGAACTGCATTGGCAAAGAGCTGTCCAAGATCCCGATGCCT GTGAACTTCAACGAGCCCATTTCCATGCTGCAGCGGTTGTCGGAAGACCTAGAGTACCACGAGCTGCTGGACAAAGCTTCCAAATGCCAGAGCTCGTTGGAGCAAATGTGCTACGTGGCTGCCTTCTCTGTATCATCATACTCCACCACCGTCCACCGCACAGGCAAGCCCTTCAACCCTCTGCTAGGAGAAACGTACGAGCTGGACCGCCGGAGAGAGAGCGGCTACCGCTCCCTCTGCGAGCAG GTGAGTCATCACCCACCTGCAGCAGCGCATCATGCGATTTCCGACCGCGGCTGGACTCTGAGGCAGGAAATCACCGTTGCCAGCAAGTTCAGAGGCAAATACCTGTCCATCATGCCTTTAG GCACGATTCACGCGATCTTTGAAAAGGGCAACAACCACTACACATGGAAGAAAGTTACAACCACAGTGCACAACATTATTGTGGGAAAACTATGGATCGATCAG TCTGGAGAGATCGACGTAGTGAACCACACCACTGGAGACCGCTGCCACTTGAAGTTTGCTCCTTACAGCTACTTCTCCAGAGACGTAGCCAGGAAg GTGACAGGTGTGGTTATGGACAAGGATGGCAAGGCCCACTATGTGCTGTCGGGTACGTGGGACGAGAAGATGGAGTTTTCCCGGGTGATGCAGAGCAGCCGAGGAGGGGAGAATGGCACTGAGGGCAAACAGAAGACTGTCTATCAAACCCTCAAAGCCAGAGAGGTGTGGAGGAGGAACCCACTACC TGAGGGAGCAGAGTCCATGTACTACTTCACTGACTTGGCGCTGACCCTCAACGAGCCAGAGGAGGGCGTGGCGCCCACCGACAGCCGTCGCAGGCCCGACCAGCGCCTGATGGAGGACGGCCGCTGGGACGAAGCCAACTCAGAGAAGCAGCGGCTGGAGGAGAAGCAGCGCATCgccaggagggagagagagagggaggctgcaAGCCAACGcacctccagccaatcagaagacA GCGCACCTCATGAGAACTACCAGGCACTCTGGTTTGAGCGCTGTGAGGACCGGatcacaggtgagcaggtccATATCTATAAGGGAGGCTACTGGGAAGCGAAGGATCGCGGCAGCTTTGAGGGCTGTCCAGACATATTTTGA
- the LOC115589703 gene encoding oxysterol-binding protein 1-like isoform X1, whose product MSEPKTPTPVPAGDTYKGWVFKWTNYIKGYQRRWFVLSNGLLSYYRTQAEMGHTCRGTINLATATITVDDACNFVISNGGAQTYHLKASCEVERQRWITALELAKAKAARMQAESDDSGDDFSPSSPPQAPGQGGGSQNTEVQSALRTLGSKVEDLSTCNDLISKHGSALQRSLSELDSLRLTGEAGDKIRQVTERATLFRITSNAMINACRDFLALAQAHSKRWQKALQAERDQRVRLEETLEQLAKQHNHLERAFRGAAQANATADNKSSAGPGKGEASDEDDDNEFFDAMEEAPEFITVPADPQFHKRSSSNVSGFNSEMCPDDQSLNEEPLAMNQESPSQELVPLKKRRTRIADKPNYSLNLWSIMKNCIGKELSKIPMPVNFNEPISMLQRLSEDLEYHELLDKASKCQSSLEQMCYVAAFSVSSYSTTVHRTGKPFNPLLGETYELDRRRESGYRSLCEQVSHHPPAAAHHAISDRGWTLRQEITVASKFRGKYLSIMPLGTIHAIFEKGNNHYTWKKVTTTVHNIIVGKLWIDQSGEIDVVNHTTGDRCHLKFAPYSYFSRDVARKVTGVVMDKDGKAHYVLSGTWDEKMEFSRVMQSSRGGENGTEGKQKTVYQTLKAREVWRRNPLPEGAESMYYFTDLALTLNEPEEGVAPTDSRRRPDQRLMEDGRWDEANSEKQRLEEKQRIARREREREAASQRTSSQSEDTVDEDSLTDPSLKSKYSSFFRLHCLLMLEFLLSFLVTQVFSLSGAPHENYQALWFERCEDRITGEQVHIYKGGYWEAKDRGSFEGCPDIF is encoded by the exons ATGTCGGAGCCCAAGACCCCCACTCCTGTCCCTGCTGGAGACACATACAAAGGATGGGTGTTCAAGTGGACAAATTACATCAAGGGTTATCAGCGGAGGTGGTTTGTCCTGAGCAATGGGCTGTTGTCATATTACAG GACCCAGGCAGAGATGGGCCACACGTGTCGAGGCACAATCAACTTGGCCACAGCCACCATCACTGTGGATGATGCGTGCAACTTTGTCATCTCTAATGGCGGTGCTCAGACGTACCACCTAAAGGCCAGCTGTGAGGTGGAACGCCAGCGCTGGATCACTGCCCTGGAACTGGCCAAAGCCAAGGCTGCCCGCATGCAGGCTGAGTcag ATGACTCGGGGGACGACTTTTCTCCATCATCCCCGCCGCAGGCACCTGGACAAGGTGGCGGGTCACAGAACACTGAAGTCCAGTCTGCTCTCAGAACACTAGGCAGCAAAGTGGAGGATCTCAGCACATGTAACGACCTGATCTCGAAGCACGGCTCTGCCCTCCAGAG ATCTTTATCAGAACTGGACAGTTTGCGTCTGACTGGAGAGGCCGGGGACAAGATTCGCCAGGTGACAGAGAGAGCCACACTGTTCCGCATCACCTCTAATGCCATGATTAAT GCGTGCCGAGACTTCCTCGCACTGGCTCAGGCTCACAGCAAGCGGTGGCAGAAGGCCCTTCAAGCAGAACGGGACCAGCGGGTGAGGCTGGAGGAGACTTTAGAGCAACTCGCCAAGCAGCACAACCACCTCGAGCGAGCATTCAGAGGGGCTGCACAGGCTAACGCTACTGCAGACAATAAAA gttcTGCTGGGCCGGGAAAAGGCGAGGCCAGTGATGAGGACGACGACAACGAGTTCTTTGATGCCATGGAAGAGGCTCCTGAGTTTATCACTGTACCGGCAGACCCACAGTTCCACAA AAGGTCAAGCAGTAATGTCAGCGGTTTCAACAGTGAGATGTGTCCTGATGATCAATCG CTGAACGAGGAGCCTCTAGCGATGAACCAGGAATCCCCCTCTCAGGAGTTAGTGCCCTTAAAGAAGAGGCGGACACGCATTGCGGACAAACCTAACTACTCTCTCAACCTGTGGAGCATCATGAAGAACTGCATTGGCAAAGAGCTGTCCAAGATCCCGATGCCT GTGAACTTCAACGAGCCCATTTCCATGCTGCAGCGGTTGTCGGAAGACCTAGAGTACCACGAGCTGCTGGACAAAGCTTCCAAATGCCAGAGCTCGTTGGAGCAAATGTGCTACGTGGCTGCCTTCTCTGTATCATCATACTCCACCACCGTCCACCGCACAGGCAAGCCCTTCAACCCTCTGCTAGGAGAAACGTACGAGCTGGACCGCCGGAGAGAGAGCGGCTACCGCTCCCTCTGCGAGCAG GTGAGTCATCACCCACCTGCAGCAGCGCATCATGCGATTTCCGACCGCGGCTGGACTCTGAGGCAGGAAATCACCGTTGCCAGCAAGTTCAGAGGCAAATACCTGTCCATCATGCCTTTAG GCACGATTCACGCGATCTTTGAAAAGGGCAACAACCACTACACATGGAAGAAAGTTACAACCACAGTGCACAACATTATTGTGGGAAAACTATGGATCGATCAG TCTGGAGAGATCGACGTAGTGAACCACACCACTGGAGACCGCTGCCACTTGAAGTTTGCTCCTTACAGCTACTTCTCCAGAGACGTAGCCAGGAAg GTGACAGGTGTGGTTATGGACAAGGATGGCAAGGCCCACTATGTGCTGTCGGGTACGTGGGACGAGAAGATGGAGTTTTCCCGGGTGATGCAGAGCAGCCGAGGAGGGGAGAATGGCACTGAGGGCAAACAGAAGACTGTCTATCAAACCCTCAAAGCCAGAGAGGTGTGGAGGAGGAACCCACTACC TGAGGGAGCAGAGTCCATGTACTACTTCACTGACTTGGCGCTGACCCTCAACGAGCCAGAGGAGGGCGTGGCGCCCACCGACAGCCGTCGCAGGCCCGACCAGCGCCTGATGGAGGACGGCCGCTGGGACGAAGCCAACTCAGAGAAGCAGCGGCTGGAGGAGAAGCAGCGCATCgccaggagggagagagagagggaggctgcaAGCCAACGcacctccagccaatcagaagacA CTGTCGATGAGGACTCTCTTACTGATCCGTCCTTAAAAAGCAAGTACTCCTCTTTTTTTCGCCTTCACTGCCTCCTCATGCTTGAatttctgttgtcttttttggTAACACAAGTCTTCTCTCTTTCAGGCGCACCTCATGAGAACTACCAGGCACTCTGGTTTGAGCGCTGTGAGGACCGGatcacaggtgagcaggtccATATCTATAAGGGAGGCTACTGGGAAGCGAAGGATCGCGGCAGCTTTGAGGGCTGTCCAGACATATTTTGA